One Leptospira bouyouniensis DNA window includes the following coding sequences:
- a CDS encoding Crp/Fnr family transcriptional regulator codes for MLEAMFGKFGKVFQPNEVLFCEYEPGNDFYLIKEGKVKITKTIGTSIKTLDVLEAGDILGEMAILEEQPRSATAIAVTEVKALNFNRANFEMLMTKNPALAMKLLHIFSFRIYDQKRRLMILLMDDIIGKVCDVFVMLYEKQYNNDVYNEIILSATVDDIANWCAQPVGEVQKVLMQYVKTGKLDLYPDKIVIHNISDFQRIVNQKRKPT; via the coding sequence ATGTTAGAAGCAATGTTTGGGAAATTTGGTAAGGTATTCCAACCAAACGAAGTTTTATTTTGTGAATATGAACCAGGAAACGATTTTTACCTCATCAAAGAGGGGAAGGTCAAAATCACAAAAACAATTGGAACGAGTATTAAAACCTTAGATGTTCTAGAAGCTGGGGATATATTAGGTGAGATGGCAATTCTAGAAGAACAACCTAGGTCTGCTACCGCCATTGCGGTTACAGAAGTCAAAGCTCTCAATTTCAACCGTGCCAATTTTGAGATGCTCATGACCAAAAACCCTGCACTTGCAATGAAATTATTGCATATCTTTTCATTTCGAATTTATGACCAAAAAAGGCGCCTCATGATCCTTCTAATGGATGATATCATTGGTAAGGTTTGTGACGTCTTTGTTATGTTATACGAAAAGCAGTATAATAATGATGTTTATAACGAAATCATACTCTCTGCTACTGTGGATGATATTGCCAATTGGTGTGCCCAACCTGTGGGTGAAGTCCAAAAGGTCCTCATGCAATATGTAAAAACAGGCAAACTTGACCTCTACCCAGATAAAATTGTTATTCACAATATCTCCGATTTCCAAAGGATAGTGAATCAGAAACGTAAACCTACGTAA
- a CDS encoding tetratricopeptide repeat protein gives MSGPIVRNYKGGSIVYFEKDKAEDIFVLQKGRVVLTYTNINGVELKEDVKLGEFFGVKSAIGRYPREETAQVIGAATVLVFKVPEFEKFVSDKTHLIIKMLKVFSSQLRQVHRQVREILGQGEAKNPAFELMNVAEVFYKNGNFDHAAYAFEKYIQHYPDGMYIDRAKQLIDLARKKTPFPLTIQELVYKPEPGAQSGKLQEMLKTMAVPASNTTSSVDPNSILSQYDKASTLMNAGKYAEAIDMFKTVSERTDSVTQEEEQFVENSLFYMGKSSFKAKDYPGAISHFSNFIKRYPKGLLLKENLYHLALCTEASGDKEKAKQLFQKVTQMPPLDDSISEDAKSKLKGGR, from the coding sequence TTGTCAGGTCCTATAGTTCGTAATTACAAAGGTGGTTCCATTGTCTACTTTGAGAAAGACAAAGCTGAGGATATCTTTGTACTACAAAAAGGCAGAGTTGTACTAACTTACACGAACATCAATGGTGTGGAACTCAAAGAGGATGTCAAACTTGGTGAGTTTTTTGGTGTGAAGAGTGCTATAGGTCGTTACCCGAGAGAGGAAACAGCACAAGTCATAGGGGCTGCTACGGTTCTTGTCTTTAAAGTGCCTGAATTTGAAAAATTCGTCTCAGACAAAACCCATCTCATCATCAAAATGCTCAAAGTGTTCTCAAGCCAACTTCGGCAAGTCCACAGACAAGTTAGGGAAATCCTCGGTCAAGGGGAAGCAAAGAACCCTGCCTTCGAATTGATGAACGTCGCAGAAGTATTTTATAAAAATGGTAACTTTGATCATGCTGCCTATGCATTTGAGAAATACATCCAACATTATCCGGACGGAATGTACATTGACCGGGCCAAACAACTTATCGATTTAGCGCGTAAAAAAACTCCATTCCCTCTCACCATACAAGAGTTAGTTTATAAACCGGAGCCTGGAGCTCAATCAGGTAAATTACAAGAGATGTTAAAAACGATGGCAGTACCTGCTTCGAACACAACATCCAGCGTGGATCCAAATTCGATCCTCTCACAATATGACAAAGCTTCTACTTTGATGAATGCAGGAAAATATGCGGAAGCCATCGATATGTTCAAAACCGTTTCGGAGAGAACCGATTCTGTCACCCAAGAAGAAGAACAATTTGTAGAGAACTCCCTTTTCTACATGGGAAAATCCAGTTTCAAAGCCAAAGATTACCCTGGTGCTATTTCTCATTTTTCCAATTTTATCAAACGTTACCCAAAAGGACTTTTACTCAAAGAAAATCTCTACCACTTAGCACTTTGCACAGAAGCATCCGGTGATAAAGAAAAAGCAAAACAATTGTTCCAAAAAGTAACCCAAATGCCTCCTCTGGATGACAGCATTTCCGAAGATGCCAAATCCAAACTCAAAGGAGGTAGATAG
- a CDS encoding amidohydrolase family protein, which produces MTRPILLQSASMYQNGKLETKDLLFSGEKITKIEDSIPTNQDVFTLSLKGKKLYPGFINSHDHLLASYLPKVGGTEKHLSWLSYDNLYKSSGVFAERQQIDPEILYYLGAYKNLFAGVTSVFDHIPHFVQNPFRGILPVKLISDYTLAHSVGNYSLDWGEGPALEYRMAEHANLPFVTHLAEGIDDDSRQSLRYLEKMDALGAHSVLVHCLPFGPKEADKIAEKGASVVWCPTSNLHIFGKTTNIKLFLERGVNVCLGTDSSPSGSGHLLEELRTAKSIYFGLYGEELPDESLLKMITENPRKAFRLGNPNALMPGLNCDFVVVNDEKKNIELNVSELQWKHIDLVVIDGYPIYGSSEFLSLFQEFGLSTEEFSIDGKNMLVAGSPKKLMKQVSDSVGYKKSLAFLPNF; this is translated from the coding sequence ATGACTCGTCCCATTCTTTTACAATCCGCATCCATGTACCAAAATGGAAAATTGGAAACAAAGGACCTTCTTTTTTCAGGTGAAAAAATCACAAAGATCGAAGACTCCATACCAACAAACCAAGACGTGTTCACACTTTCCTTAAAAGGAAAAAAACTTTATCCCGGTTTTATCAATTCCCATGACCATTTGTTAGCGAGTTATTTGCCGAAAGTGGGTGGAACTGAAAAACATCTCTCCTGGTTATCTTATGATAATTTGTACAAAAGTTCAGGTGTGTTTGCAGAACGCCAACAAATAGATCCTGAAATTTTATACTACTTGGGTGCTTATAAAAACCTATTTGCAGGTGTCACTTCTGTATTCGATCATATTCCTCATTTTGTACAAAACCCATTCCGTGGGATTTTACCAGTGAAATTAATTTCAGATTATACCTTAGCTCACTCTGTAGGGAATTATAGTTTGGATTGGGGAGAAGGTCCTGCTTTAGAATACAGAATGGCAGAACATGCAAATTTACCTTTTGTCACACATTTAGCAGAAGGGATCGATGATGATTCAAGACAGTCTTTACGTTACTTAGAAAAAATGGATGCATTAGGCGCACATTCTGTACTTGTTCATTGTTTACCATTTGGTCCCAAAGAGGCTGATAAAATCGCTGAAAAAGGTGCTTCTGTTGTTTGGTGCCCTACTTCCAACCTACATATTTTTGGTAAAACTACCAACATCAAACTCTTTTTAGAAAGAGGAGTTAACGTTTGTTTGGGGACAGATTCTTCTCCTAGTGGGTCAGGGCATTTATTAGAAGAATTAAGAACAGCTAAATCCATTTATTTTGGTTTGTATGGGGAAGAACTGCCTGATGAAAGTTTACTCAAAATGATCACTGAAAATCCGAGAAAGGCATTTCGTTTGGGCAATCCAAATGCATTAATGCCTGGACTTAATTGTGATTTTGTTGTTGTGAATGATGAGAAAAAGAACATCGAACTAAATGTATCTGAATTACAATGGAAACACATTGATTTAGTTGTAATTGATGGTTATCCCATTTATGGATCGAGTGAATTTTTGTCACTCTTCCAAGAGTTTGGATTGAGTACAGAAGAATTTTCAATTGATGGGAAAAACATGTTGGTTGCTGGTTCTCCAAAAAAACTCATGAAACAAGTTTCCGACAGTGTCGGTTATAAAAAGAGTTTGGCTTTTTTACCTAATTTTTGA
- a CDS encoding LIC_10271 family cell wall hydrolase: MYLVLVFLPLIAKQNAKSSPKPNQGSTYRVVKGDSWYGISRKLNVSPETLAKLNGRTIQENLYENEKLQIPKDKEIKSLSSDTKLKEKILYPLVKKEKIQKKFSELTYDPYKGIQFQRGTSSLVLASLSGKVVHVDYMDGYENFVILEHENGLYSIYGNLERIQVTEGQQVKVKDRLGILSKDKGLYFQINQNKSNLNPELVLKRGYE; encoded by the coding sequence ATGTATTTGGTATTGGTTTTTCTCCCACTCATCGCAAAACAAAATGCCAAGTCCAGTCCCAAACCAAACCAAGGATCAACATATCGTGTTGTAAAGGGTGATTCATGGTATGGGATATCTAGAAAATTGAATGTTTCTCCTGAAACCTTAGCGAAGTTAAATGGTAGGACGATTCAGGAAAATTTGTATGAAAATGAAAAATTACAAATCCCAAAAGATAAAGAAATTAAATCCCTTTCGTCTGACACTAAATTAAAAGAAAAGATTTTATACCCTCTAGTGAAAAAAGAAAAAATCCAAAAGAAATTTTCAGAGCTCACTTATGATCCTTACAAAGGAATTCAATTCCAAAGAGGAACTTCTTCTTTGGTCCTTGCTAGCCTTTCTGGCAAAGTAGTACATGTAGATTACATGGACGGTTACGAAAATTTTGTGATTCTTGAACATGAGAATGGACTTTATTCTATTTATGGAAATTTGGAAAGGATACAAGTCACAGAAGGCCAACAAGTGAAAGTGAAAGATCGATTGGGAATTCTTTCCAAAGACAAAGGTCTGTATTTTCAAATCAACCAAAACAAATCCAATCTCAATCCTGAACTTGTTTTAAAAAGAGGATATGAATGA
- the fusA gene encoding elongation factor G, with translation MTSATQATKRDPKLERIRNIGISAHIDSGKTTLTERILFYTNKIHAIHEVRGKDGVGATMDSMDLERERGITIQSAATYATWKDITINIIDTPGHVDFTIEVERSLRVLDSAIMVLCGVAGVQSQSITVDRQMKRYNVPRVAFINKLDRTGANPWRVIDQLREKLHLNAHAVQLPIGLENDLKGIVDLVEMKAYYFEGPNGQDIKITDIPDELKDQANEKREALLDAVSLFSDELTEEMLEGTPSEARIKEAIRRGVLALKFVPVFMGSAFKNKGVQRLLDGVADYLASPYDVENTAKEIGNEENELILDSDPEKPLVCLAFKLEDGRYGQLTYVRVYQGRLEKGMTIYNSSNNKRHNIGRLVRMHSNEMEDISKAEAGDIVALFGIDCASGDTFTDGKTKLTMESMFVPNPVISLTIECKESKQLPNLAKALNRFTKEDPTFQTEIDKESGQTIIKGMGELHLEVYIERMKREYGVDLVTGAPQVAYRETITKSAEFDYTHKKQTGGQGQFSRVAGYIEPIPQEEGKDYEFVDKIVGGSIPREYIGSCDKGFRSCLERGSLIGFPIIGVRCVINDGAYHDVDSSDMAFQIGARYGFRQGFAKAAPIILEPIMRVEVEGPTEFQGAILASVNQRRGMILNTTEENGYAKIEAEVPLADMFGYSTVLRSSTQGKAEFAMEFSKYAPVPRNVAEELMKKYKVNNKEED, from the coding sequence ATGACCTCTGCGACGCAAGCAACCAAACGTGATCCAAAATTGGAAAGAATCCGTAACATCGGGATTTCCGCACACATTGACTCAGGGAAAACAACCCTTACAGAACGTATTTTATTTTATACGAACAAAATCCATGCCATCCATGAAGTACGTGGAAAAGACGGTGTGGGTGCCACGATGGACAGTATGGACCTCGAAAGAGAAAGAGGGATCACAATCCAATCAGCGGCTACCTATGCCACTTGGAAAGACATCACGATCAACATCATCGATACTCCGGGCCACGTTGACTTCACAATTGAAGTAGAACGTTCCCTCCGTGTCCTTGACTCGGCCATTATGGTTCTTTGTGGTGTGGCGGGAGTTCAATCTCAGTCCATCACTGTTGACCGTCAGATGAAACGTTACAACGTTCCCCGTGTTGCCTTTATCAACAAACTCGACAGAACAGGTGCAAACCCATGGAGAGTGATCGACCAACTCCGTGAAAAACTCCACCTCAATGCACATGCTGTACAACTTCCTATTGGTTTAGAAAACGACCTCAAAGGGATCGTTGACCTCGTGGAAATGAAGGCATATTATTTTGAAGGTCCAAACGGACAAGACATCAAAATCACTGATATTCCAGATGAGTTAAAAGACCAAGCAAACGAAAAACGCGAAGCTCTCCTTGATGCAGTATCACTTTTTAGTGACGAACTCACAGAAGAGATGTTAGAAGGAACTCCATCTGAGGCACGCATCAAAGAAGCGATCCGCCGTGGTGTGCTCGCACTTAAATTTGTTCCTGTATTTATGGGTTCAGCCTTCAAAAACAAAGGTGTCCAAAGACTTCTCGATGGTGTAGCAGATTACCTCGCTTCTCCATACGATGTTGAGAACACAGCGAAAGAAATCGGAAACGAAGAAAACGAACTTATTTTGGATTCAGATCCAGAAAAACCATTAGTTTGTCTCGCATTCAAACTTGAAGACGGTCGTTACGGTCAGTTAACATATGTTCGCGTTTACCAAGGTAGACTTGAAAAAGGGATGACGATCTACAACTCATCTAACAACAAACGCCACAACATTGGACGTCTTGTTCGTATGCACTCAAACGAAATGGAAGATATTTCGAAAGCAGAAGCGGGTGACATCGTTGCTCTTTTTGGTATCGATTGTGCTTCTGGGGATACATTCACCGATGGAAAAACAAAACTCACAATGGAGTCTATGTTTGTTCCAAACCCAGTGATCTCTCTTACCATTGAATGTAAAGAATCAAAACAACTTCCTAACCTTGCAAAGGCTCTTAACCGTTTCACAAAAGAAGACCCAACCTTCCAAACAGAAATCGATAAAGAGTCTGGACAAACCATCATCAAAGGGATGGGAGAACTCCACCTCGAAGTATACATCGAACGGATGAAACGTGAGTATGGTGTGGATCTTGTGACTGGTGCACCTCAGGTAGCTTACCGTGAAACGATCACTAAGTCTGCAGAATTTGATTACACTCATAAAAAACAAACGGGTGGTCAAGGTCAGTTCTCTCGTGTGGCGGGTTACATCGAACCAATCCCACAAGAAGAAGGCAAAGATTACGAATTCGTAGATAAAATCGTGGGTGGTTCTATCCCTCGCGAATACATTGGTTCTTGTGATAAGGGTTTTCGTTCTTGTTTAGAAAGAGGATCTCTCATTGGATTCCCTATCATCGGAGTTCGTTGTGTGATCAATGACGGTGCTTACCATGATGTGGATTCATCCGATATGGCATTCCAAATTGGTGCTCGATACGGTTTCCGCCAAGGATTCGCAAAAGCAGCTCCGATCATCCTTGAGCCGATCATGCGTGTGGAAGTAGAAGGACCAACAGAATTCCAGGGAGCCATCCTAGCATCTGTCAACCAAAGACGTGGTATGATCTTAAACACAACAGAAGAGAATGGTTATGCTAAAATTGAAGCAGAAGTCCCTCTTGCTGATATGTTTGGATACTCTACAGTACTTCGTTCATCTACCCAAGGAAAAGCTGAGTTTGCAATGGAATTCTCCAAGTATGCTCCTGTTCCTAGAAACGTGGCAGAAGAATTGATGAAAAAATACAAAGTCAATAACAAAGAAGAAGATTAA
- a CDS encoding TrkH family potassium uptake protein, producing MPLARFKRFFRTLSFARVVCLGFFAAIFLGSFGLYISEAGELSYIDSLYLSASSICVTGLSPIPLSSLNASTHWIMLFLIQLGGLGIISFTVIVGFLITKGISRNARFNAFVGAAIDTQTETESLATNEVNRILLSIINISFSIEILGAIGLYLHMPEGVEGENTRWFFSLFTSISSFNNAGFSITDDLSALRLDPFSLYIVSGLVIFGGIGFPVIILLEKVLLTIFVRIVYRIEVVAETLMMEKALKTGNVPRFLLLPAQFSAILENRIEEYNKHLRGETTRIQSKLLVYGSFALLLFGFLGIYFLERSNPHTFHGMELVDKISNAFFMSVCSRTAGFSTMDLGHLNDATVIIITVLMFIGGGPQGTAGGIKITTFVLLLAYLKNVIQPSKPVMLFGEIVSKNSVAVAIRVYFLATVALAFVFILLGILDQNQHSLHVIFFELISSFSTVGYSLNLTSQLGDIEKIFYAAVMYVGRVGIFTVLIAATGHSGVPKMGTVDDGVKIQVG from the coding sequence ATGCCACTTGCTCGTTTCAAACGATTTTTTCGGACTTTGTCATTTGCCCGAGTTGTGTGCCTCGGTTTTTTTGCCGCTATCTTCCTAGGATCTTTTGGCTTGTACATATCCGAGGCAGGAGAGTTGTCTTATATAGATAGTCTCTACCTTTCAGCCTCATCGATTTGTGTGACTGGACTTTCTCCTATCCCACTTTCCAGTCTCAATGCCTCTACCCATTGGATTATGTTATTCCTTATCCAACTGGGGGGACTTGGGATCATCAGTTTTACTGTGATTGTTGGCTTTCTCATCACCAAAGGGATTTCTAGGAATGCTCGTTTTAATGCATTTGTGGGAGCGGCCATTGACACACAAACGGAAACGGAATCACTTGCCACCAATGAAGTGAATCGGATTTTACTTTCGATCATCAATATTTCGTTTTCGATCGAAATCCTTGGCGCAATTGGATTGTACCTTCACATGCCAGAAGGAGTCGAAGGAGAAAACACTCGTTGGTTTTTTTCTCTGTTTACGTCCATCTCTTCATTCAATAACGCAGGTTTTTCGATCACAGATGATTTGAGTGCTTTAAGGCTTGATCCATTTTCTCTTTATATTGTATCAGGCCTTGTGATTTTTGGTGGGATTGGATTTCCGGTAATCATCTTATTGGAAAAAGTCCTTCTGACAATTTTTGTCCGTATCGTATACCGCATTGAAGTTGTGGCTGAAACTTTGATGATGGAAAAAGCCCTAAAAACAGGGAATGTGCCCAGATTTCTTTTATTACCGGCACAATTTTCTGCCATCTTAGAAAACCGAATTGAAGAATACAATAAACACTTACGGGGAGAAACCACTCGGATCCAATCCAAACTTTTGGTGTACGGATCGTTCGCTTTGTTGTTGTTTGGTTTTCTTGGGATATATTTCTTAGAACGTTCGAATCCACATACTTTTCATGGGATGGAGCTTGTAGATAAAATATCCAATGCTTTTTTTATGTCTGTCTGTTCTCGAACTGCTGGATTTTCCACCATGGACTTAGGTCATTTGAATGATGCAACTGTCATTATCATCACTGTACTGATGTTTATCGGTGGTGGACCTCAAGGTACCGCTGGAGGTATCAAAATCACAACATTCGTATTGTTACTTGCCTATTTAAAAAATGTGATCCAACCTTCCAAACCAGTGATGTTGTTTGGTGAAATCGTTTCTAAAAACTCTGTAGCGGTGGCAATTCGGGTTTATTTTCTTGCGACAGTTGCGCTTGCATTTGTATTTATTTTATTAGGAATTTTAGACCAAAACCAACATTCACTCCACGTCATATTTTTTGAATTGATATCATCCTTTTCGACAGTTGGTTATAGTTTAAACCTAACTTCTCAATTGGGTGATATTGAAAAAATATTTTATGCTGCTGTGATGTATGTGGGTCGAGTTGGCATTTTTACTGTTCTGATTGCTGCCACTGGACACTCAGGCGTTCCCAAAATGGGAACTGTGGACGACGGCGTAAAAATCCAAGTCGGTTAA
- a CDS encoding decaprenyl-phosphate phosphoribosyltransferase yields MIYLYLKLMRIPQWIKNVILFAGLIFSKRIFDIPSLTKVCLAFLFFSLVASCQYVFNDFLDQKEDATHPEKKHRPLASGDLDSGIALAITGVILPIALIGSYKLSPVFFYLTIFYLLFNMLYSKVLKHIVILDVMSISIGFVLRAIAGAVVIGVEFSHWLLLCTFMLALFWGFSKRRGEINILKTDAGKHRKILEEYSIEFLDLMMAVVATLTLVSYVMYTVSPETAKSLGTPYMVYTVPIVVYAIFRSLYIIYIKNMGHNPTMAILTDMSVLASGVIWLVLILFLMFGNFSGHPPVYH; encoded by the coding sequence ATGATTTATTTATATTTAAAACTTATGAGGATCCCTCAGTGGATCAAAAATGTCATCTTGTTTGCAGGATTGATTTTTTCAAAAAGGATCTTCGATATACCCTCTCTTACAAAAGTATGTTTGGCATTTTTGTTTTTTTCATTAGTGGCAAGTTGTCAGTATGTCTTTAACGATTTTTTAGACCAAAAAGAAGACGCGACACACCCTGAAAAAAAACACAGACCACTTGCAAGTGGAGATTTGGATTCTGGTATCGCACTTGCGATCACAGGTGTGATCCTACCCATTGCTCTCATTGGATCTTATAAACTTTCGCCTGTTTTCTTTTACCTAACTATTTTTTATCTTTTGTTCAACATGTTATATAGTAAGGTTTTAAAACACATTGTGATTTTAGATGTGATGAGTATCTCCATTGGATTTGTACTCCGAGCAATTGCTGGTGCAGTTGTCATCGGTGTTGAATTTTCACATTGGTTGTTACTATGTACGTTTATGTTAGCTCTTTTTTGGGGATTTTCGAAACGGAGAGGTGAAATAAACATTTTAAAAACAGATGCAGGCAAACATCGTAAAATTTTAGAAGAGTATTCGATTGAATTCCTTGATTTGATGATGGCAGTTGTTGCTACATTAACATTAGTTAGCTATGTAATGTATACTGTAAGTCCTGAAACTGCTAAAAGTTTAGGGACTCCTTATATGGTGTACACAGTGCCCATTGTAGTTTATGCTATTTTTCGTTCTTTATACATCATTTACATTAAAAATATGGGCCACAACCCAACTATGGCCATTTTGACCGATATGAGTGTGCTTGCTTCTGGAGTTATTTGGCTTGTTCTGATCTTATTTTTGATGTTTGGGAACTTCTCGGGCCATCCACCAGTCTACCATTAG
- a CDS encoding TlpA family protein disulfide reductase: MKIWKQLPYGWKVFFAFVFFFSATLGFAYFKARDTNPSMPIEALATTPTEANSWKGHPKVVYFWATWCTVCKAYTPILEANLKFLPKDTMFLSVLESEDSEETKSILSQLTADSPYPIYTADYRMLKEWRISAYPTTLFLNHDGKVIFSDSGILSPIGFWIRSFLLRFF; this comes from the coding sequence ATGAAAATCTGGAAACAGTTACCGTATGGTTGGAAGGTGTTTTTTGCCTTTGTTTTCTTTTTTTCGGCAACCTTAGGTTTTGCCTATTTTAAGGCGAGGGATACAAATCCCTCAATGCCGATTGAAGCGCTTGCGACAACTCCAACTGAAGCTAATTCTTGGAAAGGACACCCGAAGGTAGTTTACTTTTGGGCCACTTGGTGCACTGTTTGTAAGGCATACACTCCCATCCTCGAAGCAAATTTAAAGTTTTTGCCGAAAGACACGATGTTTTTATCCGTTTTAGAATCAGAAGATTCAGAAGAAACTAAATCAATCCTTTCGCAACTGACAGCCGATTCACCATATCCCATTTACACTGCAGATTACCGAATGTTAAAAGAGTGGAGGATTTCTGCATACCCTACGACTTTATTTCTCAACCATGATGGAAAGGTAATTTTTTCAGATTCGGGGATTTTGAGTCCAATCGGGTTTTGGATCCGTTCTTTTCTTTTGCGCTTTTTTTAA
- a CDS encoding polyhydroxyalkanoate synthesis regulator DNA-binding domain-containing protein has product MKLLKRYANRRLYDPETSSTITLEDVAKMIIGGEEIKVQDNLSGEDITPKILGQTFLKVSLGQRNEDFSNFMLTSLIRETGRDVSGLFERLVLGGIGANYLTRERLEKIVNSMVELGELKEVDFSLYREDLLRKMASRASEKKEQIQKDLEKFSQSILEEDKATLGDLSEKLKEVAEKLKEN; this is encoded by the coding sequence ATGAAGCTACTCAAGCGATACGCAAACCGCAGGCTCTATGATCCAGAAACAAGTTCCACAATCACATTAGAGGATGTGGCAAAGATGATCATTGGCGGTGAAGAGATTAAAGTCCAAGACAACCTTTCCGGAGAAGACATCACACCCAAGATTTTAGGCCAAACTTTTTTAAAAGTCAGCCTTGGCCAGAGAAACGAAGATTTTTCAAATTTTATGTTAACGTCGCTTATCCGAGAAACAGGCCGAGATGTATCTGGTCTTTTTGAACGATTGGTGCTCGGGGGGATAGGAGCCAATTACCTGACACGGGAACGATTGGAAAAAATTGTCAATTCTATGGTGGAACTTGGGGAATTGAAGGAGGTTGATTTTAGCCTCTACCGAGAGGATTTACTCCGCAAAATGGCCTCCCGCGCGAGTGAAAAAAAGGAGCAAATCCAAAAGGATTTGGAAAAATTCAGCCAATCCATTTTGGAAGAAGACAAGGCTACACTTGGTGACCTCTCCGAAAAATTAAAAGAAGTCGCAGAAAAATTAAAAGAAAATTAA
- a CDS encoding HEAT repeat domain-containing protein, producing the protein MKFQSVLLLFVLLNASLFSEQEDIFFETQRKRLNSSDLFEIRDAIDRLTFIKSNKGLRDILSALEGNPNFPTSENNAPAVKFYAAKALSKKGDSIAIPVLIKVFQKESGSIVEYNPPKQRKITDGVADRYSNSSPYFYEDGEISMVLACGEILRALGSLPHTETSGSTLKQALSHPNFYIRSSAADAMYESNRKEYLTNLAETLGKELIPYTKISILAAIVGIERLPNQNFKSVTEMLSDKDPEVRKKASVGLRRIDLRIAAPYLEKAIEIENHPVVLTQMKEDYNFLISFRNP; encoded by the coding sequence ATGAAATTCCAATCTGTTCTTTTACTTTTTGTTTTGCTAAATGCCAGTCTCTTTTCAGAACAAGAGGATATCTTTTTTGAAACACAAAGGAAACGTCTAAATTCTTCAGATCTATTTGAAATCCGAGATGCCATAGATCGGCTAACGTTTATTAAATCAAACAAGGGTTTACGAGATATTCTTTCTGCCTTGGAAGGAAATCCCAATTTTCCGACGAGTGAAAACAATGCTCCTGCTGTAAAATTTTATGCAGCAAAAGCTTTAAGTAAAAAGGGAGATTCCATTGCAATTCCAGTCCTGATTAAAGTGTTTCAAAAAGAATCTGGCTCCATTGTAGAATATAATCCTCCAAAACAGAGAAAAATCACCGATGGAGTTGCCGACCGGTATTCCAATTCCAGTCCATATTTTTATGAAGACGGAGAAATCTCAATGGTTTTGGCATGTGGAGAAATATTACGGGCATTAGGTTCTTTGCCTCACACGGAAACTTCCGGATCCACGCTCAAACAAGCTTTGTCCCATCCAAATTTTTATATCCGAAGTTCAGCCGCAGATGCGATGTATGAATCAAATCGAAAAGAATATCTGACTAATCTTGCGGAAACACTTGGAAAAGAACTAATTCCTTATACAAAAATTTCTATTTTGGCGGCAATTGTAGGGATTGAACGATTACCGAACCAGAACTTTAAGTCGGTCACGGAAATGCTCTCCGATAAAGACCCTGAAGTGAGAAAAAAAGCATCGGTTGGGCTAAGAAGAATTGATCTAAGAATCGCTGCACCTTACTTGGAAAAGGCGATCGAGATTGAAAATCACCCAGTTGTCCTTACACAAATGAAAGAAGACTATAATTTCTTAATTTCATTTCGTAACCCTTAA